A DNA window from Theobroma cacao cultivar B97-61/B2 chromosome 5, Criollo_cocoa_genome_V2, whole genome shotgun sequence contains the following coding sequences:
- the LOC18598350 gene encoding secoisolariciresinol dehydrogenase — protein sequence MNAGQSLVAKRLEGKVALITGGASGIGESTARLFVKHGAKVLIADIQDELGHSLCKELGTPDFISYIHCDVTCETDVQNAVDLAVSEYGKLDIMFNNAGIPGDLEIRAITSDIENFKRVLDVNVFGAFLGAKHAARVMIPAKKGCILFTASVASLVCLGISHAYTTSKHAVVGMTKSLSVELGEYGIRVNCISPHAVVTPLLQKTLGILDKRKGEEILSTTAVLKGTILEPEDVAQAALFLASDEAKYLSGVNLPVDGGYSLNNPTWKTGLQNCNEDIQPS from the exons ATGAATGCTGGTCAATCTCTGGTAGCCAAGAG GCTAGAAGGTAAGGTAGCATTGATAACTGGTGGTGCTAGTGGCATAGGAGAGAGCACTGCTAGGCTCTTTGTCAAGCATGGAGCTAAGGTTCTTATTGCAGATATACAAGATGAATTAGGTCACTCTCTCTGCAAAGAGCTTGGAACACCAGATTTTATCAGCTACATCCACTGTGATGTGACGTGTGAAACTGATGTCCAAAATGCTGTGGACTTGGCAGTCTCGGAGTACGGAAAGCTTGATATCATGTTCAACAATGCTGGCATTCCAGGTGACCTTGAAATCAGAGCCATAACTTCAGATATAGAGAACTTTAAGAGGGTACTTGATGTCAATGTGTTTGGCGCATTCTTGGGTGCCAAGCATGCTGCCAGAGTGATGATTCCAGCCAAGAAAGGGTGCATTCTCTTCACTGCTAGTGTTGCTTCATTGGTATGCCTTGGTATTTCTCACGCCTACACCACATCAAAGCATGCTGTTGTAGGAATGACTAAGAGCTTGAGCGTGGAGTTAGGAGAGTATGGAATTAGAGTTAATTGCATATCTCCTCACGCAGTTGTGACTCCTCTGTTACAAAAAACGTTGGGAATTTTGGATAAACGAAAGGGGGAGGAGATATTGTCTACAACAGCAGTCTTGAAAGGGACCATATTGGAACCAGAAGATGTTGCGCAGGCTGCCCTTTTTCTAGCAAGCGATGAGGCCAAATATCTGAGTGGTGTCAACTTACCGGTTGATGGAGGCTACAGTCTAAACAATCCAACATGGAAAACGGGACTGCAAAACTGCAATGAAGACATTCAGCCTTCATAA